One genomic window of Polaromonas sp. SP1 includes the following:
- a CDS encoding ABC transporter ATP-binding protein — protein sequence MQAIISIQQLGKTYASGFQALKSVDLDIRRGEIFALLGPNGAGKTTLISIVCGIVNPTSGRVLADGHDIVRDYRAARAKIGLVPQELSTDAFETVWSTVSFSRGLFGKTPNPAYIEKVLRDLSLWDKRNSKIMTLSGGMKRRVLIAKALSHEPTILFLDEPSAGVDVELRKGMWQMVRNLRDSGVTIILTTHYIEEAEEMADRIGVINKGELILVEDKAVLMRKLGKKQLSLQLQTPLQSIPHALAGLPLELTKEGHTLVYTFDTQTEETGIAALLKQLAGLGIDFKDLHSSESSLEDIFVSLVHADKPAAAAAPTTQKEAA from the coding sequence GTGCAAGCCATTATTTCCATCCAGCAACTGGGCAAAACCTATGCCTCGGGCTTCCAGGCGCTCAAGTCCGTCGACCTGGACATCCGGCGCGGCGAGATTTTTGCCCTGCTCGGGCCCAACGGCGCGGGCAAGACCACCTTGATCAGCATCGTCTGCGGCATCGTCAACCCGACCTCGGGCCGCGTGCTGGCCGACGGGCACGATATCGTGCGCGACTACCGCGCCGCCCGGGCCAAGATCGGCCTGGTGCCGCAGGAGCTGTCGACCGATGCCTTTGAAACCGTGTGGTCCACGGTGAGCTTCAGCCGCGGCCTCTTCGGCAAGACACCCAACCCGGCCTACATCGAGAAAGTGCTGCGCGACCTTTCGCTGTGGGACAAGAGGAACAGCAAGATCATGACGCTCTCGGGCGGCATGAAGCGCCGGGTGCTGATTGCCAAGGCCTTGTCGCACGAGCCGACCATCCTGTTCCTGGACGAGCCCAGCGCAGGCGTGGACGTCGAGTTGCGCAAGGGCATGTGGCAAATGGTGCGGAACCTGCGTGACAGCGGCGTCACCATCATCCTGACCACGCACTACATCGAGGAGGCCGAAGAAATGGCCGACCGCATCGGCGTCATCAACAAGGGCGAACTGATTCTGGTCGAGGACAAGGCGGTGCTGATGCGCAAGCTCGGCAAAAAACAACTGAGCCTGCAGCTGCAAACGCCGCTGCAAAGCATTCCCCATGCGCTGGCCGGCCTGCCGCTGGAGCTGACGAAGGAGGGCCACACCCTGGTCTACACCTTTGACACGCAGACAGAGGAAACCGGTATCGCGGCCTTGCTCAAGCAGCTGGCCGGGCTGGGCATTGACTTCAAGGACCTGCATTCGAGCGAGAGCTCGCTTGAAGACATCTTTGTGAGCCTGGTGCATGCCGACAAACCCGCCGCAGCCGCCGCGCCCACCACGCAAAAGGAGGCCGCATGA
- a CDS encoding glutathione S-transferase family protein produces MKLYYSDTLNPRKVCALALHLKSPVEFIPVELGTGEHRTPAFRAMNPNAKVPVLVDGDLVLWESNAIMCHLAEKAGSDLWPQDARRIDVMRWLMWDATEFAPLASVFYFEHIIKPRFGIGQPDTAETDKATPGFERFAKVLDAHLSGRRYLVGDALSIADFAVAITLPYAGQTGMPLGNFPEIRRWHEGLNKLPAWREPFPASRTAQAA; encoded by the coding sequence ATGAAGCTTTATTACTCCGACACGCTGAACCCGCGCAAAGTCTGCGCCCTGGCGTTGCACCTGAAGTCGCCGGTGGAATTCATTCCCGTCGAGCTGGGCACCGGTGAGCACCGTACCCCGGCCTTCCGCGCGATGAACCCGAATGCCAAGGTGCCCGTGCTGGTCGACGGTGACCTGGTGCTGTGGGAGTCCAACGCCATCATGTGCCACCTGGCCGAAAAAGCCGGATCGGACTTGTGGCCGCAAGATGCGCGCCGCATCGACGTGATGCGCTGGCTGATGTGGGACGCGACCGAGTTTGCGCCGTTGGCCAGCGTGTTTTATTTCGAGCACATCATCAAGCCGCGTTTCGGCATCGGCCAGCCCGACACCGCGGAAACCGACAAGGCGACACCGGGCTTCGAGCGTTTTGCCAAGGTGCTGGATGCGCACCTGTCGGGGCGCCGCTACCTGGTGGGCGACGCGCTGAGCATCGCGGATTTTGCGGTGGCGATCACCTTGCCCTATGCCGGACAGACCGGGATGCCGCTGGGCAACTTCCCCGAGATTCGCCGCTGGCACGAGGGGCTGAACAAGCTGCCCGCCTGGCGTGAGCCGTTTCCCGCCTCGCGGACTGCGCAAGCGGCGTGA
- the dkgB gene encoding 2,5-didehydrogluconate reductase DkgB produces MNTTATQNSIPAFGVGTFRLKDQVVIDSVKNALDLGYRVIDTAQIYGNEAQVGQAIAESGVPRSELFITTKIWTDNFAADKVIPSLKESLRKLGTDHVDLTLIHWPAPKQPVPLEDTLGGLMEAKAQKLTRKIGVSNFNIDYLTRSIEAVGAANIATNQIELSPYLQNRKVVEFAQGQGIHITSYMTLAYGKVLQDPVLLEIARRHNATTAQVALAWAMQLGYAVIPSSTQRANLESNLKARQLRLTDADMAAIAALERNDRLVNPDSLAPKWD; encoded by the coding sequence ATGAACACCACAGCGACCCAGAACAGCATTCCCGCATTCGGCGTCGGCACCTTCCGGCTGAAAGACCAGGTCGTCATCGACTCGGTCAAGAACGCGCTGGACCTCGGCTACCGCGTCATCGACACCGCGCAGATCTACGGCAACGAAGCCCAAGTCGGCCAGGCCATCGCCGAAAGCGGCGTGCCGCGCAGCGAGCTTTTCATCACCACCAAAATCTGGACCGACAACTTCGCGGCCGACAAGGTCATCCCCAGCCTGAAGGAAAGCCTGCGCAAGCTGGGTACCGACCATGTCGACTTGACGCTCATCCATTGGCCCGCGCCCAAGCAACCCGTGCCGCTGGAGGACACCCTGGGCGGCTTGATGGAGGCCAAGGCCCAGAAGCTCACGCGCAAGATCGGCGTGTCCAACTTCAACATCGACTACCTCACCCGCTCGATTGAAGCGGTAGGCGCAGCCAACATCGCCACCAACCAGATCGAGCTGAGCCCTTATTTGCAAAACCGCAAGGTGGTGGAGTTTGCGCAGGGCCAGGGCATCCACATCACGTCGTACATGACGCTGGCCTACGGCAAGGTGCTGCAAGACCCGGTGCTGCTGGAGATCGCCAGGCGCCACAACGCCACCACCGCGCAGGTTGCGCTGGCCTGGGCGATGCAGCTGGGTTATGCGGTGATTCCGTCGTCAACCCAACGCGCCAACCTGGAGAGCAACCTGAAAGCCCGGCAACTGCGCCTGACAGACGCCGACATGGCCGCCATCGCCGCGCTGGAGCGCAACGACCGCCTGGTGAACCCCGACAGCCTGGCGCCGAAGTGGGATTGA
- a CDS encoding VOC family protein: MQKITPFLWFNDQAEEAMNFYVSIFKNSKITTLRRYGKEGPGPEGSVMTGTFVLEGQEFMALNGGPHFHFTPAISLFVDCKTQAEVDDLWDKLSAGGAPNQCGWVQDKFGLSWQIIPSALGELLGDKNPAKSGAVMKAMLGMHKINIKGLQEAYDRA, translated from the coding sequence ATGCAGAAAATCACCCCTTTCCTCTGGTTTAACGACCAGGCCGAAGAAGCCATGAACTTTTACGTCTCTATCTTCAAGAACTCGAAGATCACCACGCTCAGGCGCTACGGCAAGGAAGGCCCGGGGCCGGAGGGCTCGGTCATGACCGGCACCTTTGTGCTGGAAGGCCAGGAGTTCATGGCGCTCAACGGCGGCCCGCACTTTCACTTCACGCCCGCCATCTCGCTCTTTGTGGACTGCAAGACGCAGGCTGAGGTCGACGATCTCTGGGACAAGCTTTCAGCCGGCGGCGCGCCCAACCAGTGCGGCTGGGTGCAGGACAAGTTCGGCCTGTCGTGGCAGATCATCCCCAGTGCGCTTGGAGAATTGCTAGGCGACAAGAACCCGGCCAAGTCAGGTGCGGTGATGAAGGCCATGCTGGGCATGCACAAGATCAACATCAAGGGCCTGCAAGAGGCTTACGACAGGGCTTAA
- a CDS encoding ABC transporter permease → MNWPAVRAIYRFEMARTFRTLMQSIASPVISTSLYFVVFGAAIGSRMGDIDGIRYGAFIIPGLVMLSLLNESISNAAFGIYMPKWSGTIYELLSAPVSSMEVVMGYVGAAASKSVLLGLLILATARLFVPYSIAHPFWMLCFLLLTALTFSLFGFIIGLWADNFQKLQVVPMMVVTPLTFLGGAFYSINMLPPLWQNIALFNPVVYLISGFRWSFYGVADVNVGISVAAIVGFLALCLGAVWWIFRTGWKLKA, encoded by the coding sequence ATGAACTGGCCCGCCGTCCGCGCGATCTACCGCTTTGAAATGGCGCGCACCTTCCGCACGCTGATGCAATCCATCGCCTCGCCGGTGATTTCAACCTCGCTCTACTTTGTGGTGTTCGGCGCCGCCATCGGCTCGCGCATGGGCGACATCGACGGCATCCGCTACGGCGCCTTCATCATCCCCGGCCTCGTCATGCTGTCGCTGCTCAACGAGAGCATCTCCAACGCCGCCTTCGGCATCTACATGCCCAAATGGTCGGGCACGATTTACGAGCTGCTGTCGGCGCCGGTGTCGTCGATGGAGGTGGTGATGGGTTATGTGGGCGCCGCGGCGAGCAAATCCGTGTTGCTGGGCCTCCTGATCCTGGCGACGGCGCGCCTCTTTGTGCCGTACAGCATTGCGCACCCATTCTGGATGCTGTGCTTCCTGCTGCTGACGGCGCTGACCTTCAGCCTGTTCGGTTTCATCATCGGGCTGTGGGCGGACAACTTCCAGAAGCTGCAGGTCGTGCCCATGATGGTGGTGACGCCGCTGACTTTCCTGGGTGGCGCGTTTTACTCCATCAACATGCTGCCGCCGCTGTGGCAAAACATCGCCCTGTTCAACCCGGTGGTCTACCTGATCAGCGGCTTCCGCTGGAGCTTTTACGGCGTGGCCGATGTCAACGTGGGCATCAGCGTGGCGGCCATTGTGGGCTTTCTGGCGCTGTGCCTGGGCGCCGTGTGGTGGATCTTCCGCACCGGCTGGAAACTGAAGGCCTGA
- a CDS encoding nuclear transport factor 2 family protein: MASAIATLVHRYFSAYETRDRQVLEGLLDEHFTFSSPLDDRIGRAAYFARCWPNSRTLRRFTVEKLFEQGDEAFVRYEAESTTGKKFRNTEWFRFEGGKLMEVQVYFGRDSRPPLPADVASRAGSALITNARPAEWRATAALFPR, translated from the coding sequence ATGGCAAGCGCCATCGCCACCCTCGTGCACCGCTACTTCTCGGCTTACGAAACCAGGGACCGGCAAGTCCTTGAGGGCCTGCTGGACGAGCACTTCACCTTCAGCAGCCCGCTGGACGACCGCATCGGCCGCGCGGCTTACTTCGCGCGCTGCTGGCCCAACAGCCGAACGCTGCGCCGCTTCACGGTCGAGAAACTTTTTGAGCAGGGTGATGAAGCCTTCGTACGGTACGAAGCCGAAAGCACCACCGGCAAAAAATTCCGCAACACCGAATGGTTCCGTTTTGAGGGCGGCAAGCTCATGGAAGTACAGGTGTACTTCGGCCGCGACAGCCGGCCGCCCCTGCCTGCCGATGTTGCCTCACGCGCCGGTTCTGCCTTGATCACGAACGCGCGCCCCGCAGAGTGGCGCGCCACGGCCGCGCTCTTCCCACGTTGA
- the gap gene encoding type I glyceraldehyde-3-phosphate dehydrogenase, translated as MTIKLGINGFGRIGRNVFRSAIKSFSDIEIVGINDLLEPEYLAYMLKYDSVHGRFEGDVSVDGNTLIVNGKKIRLTQERDPANLKWGDIGATVVLESTGLFLDKASGEKHLAAGARKVIFSAPSKDDTPMFVFGVNDKTYKGEAIISNASCTTNCLAPIAKVLNDKWGIKRGLMTTVHAATATQKTVDGPSNKDWRGGRGILENIIPSSTGAAKAVGVVIPELNKKLTGMSFRVPTSDVSVVDLTCELNKEATLKEICAEMKAQSEGALKGILGYTEDKVVATDFRGDARTSIFDADASIALDGTFIKVVAWYDNEWGYSNKCLEMVRVVAK; from the coding sequence ATGACTATCAAACTTGGCATTAATGGTTTTGGCCGCATCGGCCGCAATGTGTTCCGCTCGGCCATCAAAAGCTTCAGCGACATCGAAATCGTCGGCATCAACGATTTGCTCGAGCCTGAGTACCTGGCCTACATGCTGAAGTACGACTCGGTGCATGGCCGCTTTGAAGGCGACGTGTCCGTCGACGGCAACACGCTGATCGTCAATGGCAAGAAGATTCGCCTGACGCAAGAGCGCGACCCCGCCAACCTGAAGTGGGGCGACATCGGCGCCACCGTGGTGCTCGAGTCCACCGGCCTGTTTCTCGACAAGGCCTCGGGTGAAAAGCACCTGGCCGCCGGCGCCAGGAAGGTCATCTTCTCGGCACCTTCGAAAGACGACACCCCGATGTTCGTCTTCGGCGTCAACGACAAGACCTACAAGGGCGAGGCCATCATCTCCAACGCCAGCTGCACCACCAACTGCCTGGCGCCCATCGCCAAGGTGCTGAACGACAAGTGGGGCATCAAGCGCGGCCTGATGACCACGGTGCACGCCGCCACCGCCACACAGAAAACCGTGGACGGCCCGTCGAACAAAGACTGGCGCGGCGGCCGCGGCATCCTGGAAAACATCATTCCTTCGTCAACCGGCGCGGCCAAGGCGGTGGGCGTGGTGATCCCCGAGCTCAACAAGAAGCTGACCGGCATGTCCTTCCGCGTGCCAACGTCGGATGTGTCGGTCGTTGACCTGACCTGCGAGCTCAACAAGGAAGCCACGCTCAAAGAAATCTGCGCCGAAATGAAGGCGCAAAGCGAAGGCGCACTCAAGGGCATCCTCGGCTACACCGAAGACAAGGTCGTCGCCACCGACTTCCGCGGCGACGCCCGCACCTCGATCTTTGACGCCGACGCCAGCATCGCACTGGACGGCACCTTCATCAAGGTCGTCGCCTGGTACGACAACGAATGGGGCTACTCGAACAAGTGCCTGGAAATGGTGCGGGTGGTGGCGAAGTAA
- a CDS encoding YciI family protein translates to MQYLLIICHDASFAPTPALVGEIGAWVKAMEARGILKHGNPLRPPADAMTVRVREGKRLVSPGPFSQSREKMAAYGLIECASPQEAIDVAASHPMAREATIEVRPVWAELPRMAA, encoded by the coding sequence ATGCAATACCTGCTGATCATCTGCCACGACGCGAGCTTCGCACCCACGCCGGCGCTCGTCGGCGAAATCGGCGCCTGGGTGAAGGCCATGGAGGCCCGCGGCATCCTGAAGCACGGCAACCCGCTGCGCCCGCCCGCCGACGCCATGACAGTGCGCGTGCGGGAAGGCAAGCGGCTTGTCAGCCCCGGGCCGTTTTCTCAGAGCCGCGAAAAGATGGCCGCTTACGGGCTGATCGAATGCGCCAGCCCCCAGGAAGCGATTGACGTTGCGGCCAGCCACCCCATGGCCCGCGAGGCAACGATCGAAGTGCGGCCGGTGTGGGCTGAGCTGCCGCGCATGGCGGCATGA
- a CDS encoding VOC family protein — MIVQSYLFFNGRCEEALEFYRKALGAQVTMMMRFKENPEPMTDGCGPGGGPAPDPNSVMHASFKIGETEVMASDGMGGGKAEFKGFSLSISAPSDAEAKRLFNALADGGKIEMPMDKTFFASSFGMVADRFGVSWMVINPLPMP; from the coding sequence ATGATTGTTCAGTCCTATCTCTTTTTTAACGGCCGCTGCGAAGAGGCCCTCGAGTTCTACCGCAAGGCGCTGGGCGCGCAGGTCACGATGATGATGCGCTTCAAGGAAAACCCCGAACCCATGACCGACGGTTGCGGCCCCGGCGGCGGCCCGGCGCCGGACCCCAACAGCGTCATGCACGCCAGCTTCAAGATCGGCGAGACTGAAGTGATGGCCTCCGACGGCATGGGCGGCGGCAAGGCCGAGTTCAAGGGCTTTTCGCTGTCGATCAGCGCGCCCAGCGACGCCGAAGCCAAACGCCTCTTCAATGCCCTGGCCGATGGCGGCAAGATTGAAATGCCGATGGACAAGACCTTCTTCGCGTCGTCCTTCGGCATGGTCGCCGACCGCTTCGGCGTGTCGTGGATGGTGATCAACCCGCTGCCGATGCCTTGA
- a CDS encoding pirin family protein, whose amino-acid sequence MSADFAVHPVIAVKPLGFPWATLDPFLFCVYHDDAYPRANAQMGPDASLAGRDIGQDFARKDGWNMYHGSTVPGFPAHPHRGFETVTIVRKGLIDHSDSLGATARFGRGDVQWLTAGKGIVHSEMFPLLDTQNPNPLELFQIWLNLPAAGKMSEPHFTMFWSQDIPRLNVKDAEGRSTEVAVIAGRMQGAGAAPLAPPPDSWAAAAEADVAIWTIRMAPGARWTLPAAKGDGTRRQLYFFKGQTATIGGQAVDVNSAIELRAGVDAELVNGGENGENGEEAEFLMLQGKPIGEPVVQYGPFVMNTQAEIAQTMADYRRTQFGGWSFADEAPVHGRDPARFARHPGGREERPVDAGRA is encoded by the coding sequence ATGTCTGCCGACTTCGCCGTTCATCCCGTCATCGCGGTCAAGCCCCTCGGATTTCCGTGGGCCACCCTCGACCCCTTCCTCTTTTGCGTCTACCACGACGACGCCTACCCGCGCGCCAACGCGCAGATGGGCCCGGACGCCTCGCTGGCCGGCCGCGACATCGGCCAGGATTTCGCGCGCAAGGACGGCTGGAACATGTACCACGGCAGCACAGTCCCGGGCTTTCCGGCGCACCCGCACCGCGGCTTTGAAACCGTGACCATCGTCCGCAAGGGCCTGATCGACCATTCCGACTCGCTCGGCGCGACCGCGCGCTTTGGCCGCGGCGACGTGCAGTGGCTCACCGCCGGCAAGGGCATCGTGCATTCCGAAATGTTCCCGCTGCTGGACACGCAAAACCCCAACCCGCTGGAGCTGTTCCAGATCTGGCTCAACCTGCCGGCCGCCGGCAAGATGAGCGAGCCGCACTTCACCATGTTCTGGTCGCAGGATATTCCGCGCCTGAACGTGAAGGACGCCGAAGGCCGCAGCACCGAGGTGGCCGTCATCGCCGGCCGCATGCAGGGCGCTGGCGCCGCACCGCTGGCCCCGCCGCCCGACTCCTGGGCTGCCGCGGCCGAGGCCGACGTGGCGATCTGGACCATCCGCATGGCACCCGGCGCACGCTGGACGCTGCCCGCTGCGAAGGGCGACGGCACGCGGCGCCAGCTGTATTTCTTCAAAGGCCAAACGGCAACGATAGGCGGGCAGGCGGTGGACGTGAACAGCGCCATCGAGCTGCGCGCGGGCGTGGACGCGGAACTGGTCAATGGCGGCGAAAACGGCGAAAACGGCGAAGAGGCCGAGTTCCTCATGCTGCAGGGCAAGCCGATCGGCGAGCCGGTGGTGCAGTACGGCCCGTTCGTCATGAACACGCAGGCCGAGATTGCGCAGACGATGGCCGACTACCGGCGCACGCAGTTTGGCGGCTGGTCGTTTGCCGATGAAGCGCCGGTGCACGGCCGCGACCCGGCGCGTTTTGCGCGGCACCCAGGCGGGCGTGAAGAGCGCCCGGTGGATGCCGGCAGGGCCTGA
- a CDS encoding collagen-like protein has translation MKYAILLAALVGTLGLAACEKTVVAPPAAVVTVPGPAGPAGATGATGTEGAKGATGAGVGIPGPTGATGATGATGSTGYEGATGATGATGATGNTGKTGQTGDTVVIVPAKP, from the coding sequence ATGAAATACGCAATACTTTTGGCCGCACTTGTCGGCACGCTCGGCCTTGCCGCCTGTGAAAAAACCGTTGTCGCACCGCCTGCGGCTGTTGTCACCGTTCCAGGCCCTGCGGGTCCGGCCGGCGCCACTGGCGCTACCGGCACCGAAGGCGCCAAGGGCGCCACAGGTGCAGGCGTCGGCATTCCCGGCCCCACCGGCGCAACGGGTGCCACCGGCGCGACCGGCTCTACGGGTTATGAAGGCGCTACCGGCGCTACAGGTGCGACGGGCGCCACGGGCAATACCGGAAAAACCGGCCAGACCGGTGACACGGTCGTGATTGTTCCCGCCAAACCCTAA
- a CDS encoding TetR/AcrR family transcriptional regulator: MSSVPQPPPARSTYRHGDLRRALLEAGVELARAGGPEAVVLREATRRAGVAPNAAYRHFESRQALLYSVRSAALAAVARAMEAELAAIPPDLPPAEFARASVRAVGAGYLRFAQAESGLFRTAFGPSDDLKERAEGKPAGTDRKGQSGLDPFELLGAALDKMVAAGVLPPERRPGAEFLAWSAVHGLAMLVIDGPLGPLIGPQMQQIGQLLLDMVEKGLSGK, from the coding sequence ATGTCCAGCGTTCCCCAGCCCCCGCCAGCCCGCAGCACCTACCGCCACGGGGACCTGCGGCGCGCCCTGCTGGAGGCCGGTGTGGAGCTGGCGCGCGCCGGCGGGCCCGAGGCCGTGGTGCTGCGTGAAGCCACCCGCCGCGCCGGTGTGGCGCCTAACGCCGCCTACCGCCATTTCGAAAGCCGCCAGGCCTTGCTGTATTCAGTGCGCTCCGCCGCGCTGGCGGCTGTGGCCCGCGCCATGGAGGCCGAGCTGGCCGCGATCCCGCCGGATCTGCCGCCGGCCGAATTTGCCCGCGCCAGCGTGCGCGCGGTGGGCGCCGGCTACCTGCGGTTTGCGCAGGCCGAAAGCGGGTTGTTCCGCACGGCGTTTGGCCCGTCAGACGATCTGAAAGAAAGAGCCGAAGGCAAGCCTGCCGGCACCGACCGCAAAGGGCAAAGCGGCCTCGACCCGTTTGAATTGCTGGGCGCCGCCCTCGACAAAATGGTGGCTGCCGGCGTGCTGCCGCCCGAGCGCCGCCCCGGCGCCGAGTTCCTTGCCTGGTCGGCGGTGCACGGCCTGGCCATGCTGGTGATTGACGGCCCGCTGGGCCCGCTCATAGGCCCGCAGATGCAGCAGATCGGCCAGCTCCTGCTGGACATGGT